The following nucleotide sequence is from Leopardus geoffroyi isolate Oge1 chromosome A1, O.geoffroyi_Oge1_pat1.0, whole genome shotgun sequence.
CAGGAGTAGGTCCCTGGTGTCGGACCTTTCACATATAACACAGGTTATATGCAGACAACCTTGTGTAGGGACAAAAACATCTCAAAAGAGCACTCTGTCAGGTGAGAGAATGCTATCTTGTTTTGCATTTTCCCGGTGCTAGTGAGGCTAAccatttttcctatgttttttttgGCCATTGCACTCTGTGACTTGTGTGTtccaattctttattttcctgttgggggcttggttttttctttttggtttgtacAAATGCTTTGTTACGGATCTCAATCTTTTGTTAAATATTGCAGTCTCTTGCAAgtgttttaatttggggggaagtTCATTCTGTTACTTTTTCTTCGATGGCTTTGTGGCTTTGTGTCATCCTCATACATAGATATATTCTAAAACTTTTGTGATACTATATTTTGATTTAATCTATTTTGCATATAGTATGAGATATAGGGATCTGTTACTTTTATGTCCTTATTCGATAAAACTGTACAAGAGGAGCGTAGAcctttttttgctgttgttctaATCCTATTATTTTTACAGGTAAAGTGTCAATCTTGATGCTGCCttctaggctctgtgctctgtagaaggatttctgttttgttttgttttcttctttgaagatGATACCATATAATAGGAAACAATCCATGTTTATTATGTAATTCCACAgtgatttttttgtaatgtcaTAAGAGGCAGAGATATTTAATCAAGGCTGCATTTTCTTCCCATGctcttttctatgttttattttatttatttatttattaaaaaaattttttttttaacgtttatttatttttgagacagagagagacagagcatgaacaggggaggggcagagagagagggagacacagaatctgaaacaggctccaggctctgagcagtcagcacagagcccgacacagggcttgaactcacggaccgcgagatcatgacctgggccgaagtcagacgcttaactgaccgagccacccagcacccctcttttctatgttttaaaaactacTGTAATTGCTTCCTTGGAATGGTAGCAGCAACCACTTCACGAGTTTTGATTTTACACAACCAAAGACTGCTGGCCCCAGACACCAGACTATCTGAAGATAACCAATAACTGGGGCCTTTTTTAATGTCACAAtgactactgattttttttttttttttttttttttttggtctttctcaCTAGACTGTGGCCTTTTTATATCTTGAAGGAGGTAAgtcatatattattattttgtctgaaaacacacaaaattagCTACCGTAGACCAGTCAATATGATTTGCAGATGAGCCGCATAAATCCCAAAATATGGAAGGATTCCAGAATGggaaaattcttgaaaatgttaCTGCTTGAAAATGAATCTATGGTATCTGTTCTTTCAGCTTGGAAAGTATTTTTGGATTTTGCTTTTAGACATAATATTGGCTCGGTTCCTCCCatatttgtttgtatatatatttaaaacaatgctgaatcactgtattagaACATCTACTTCCTTacagaagcaggaaaaagaaaaagttctgaaTTAGATACATATTTGTATTACAAGGCTGGGTGCTTTCTTTTGGATATTTTGAAACTTGGGGACATTTTCAAGGACAGATTTTTAGACTACAATTAAAATAACAAGGTTTGATTTTGGTAGGCACTTATTAGATCTCATACTATTTTTGGTGGATATGATGATATAAAACTGAGACAGGAGACGTTCatcaaaaaacatcaaaataagaaaaaaggtatCAAGTCAAAATAAGGTATCAGTCAAATTATGTACCGAGTCAGACTCGTAGAGCCTGTGGTATTTATTACCGTTAATTGCGTAGAAAGGGAAAAtggcatttgaaaattaattgttCACCATGTGAGACACTATTATTTGATATCAACCAGTGGCTCCCAAACCAGGCTGATGATCTGAATACAGGTTCCTACCCTGAGATTCTGGTTTTTGTAGATATTAGGAATATTTTAACAAGTTCCACAGGTGATGAATGTGCACCGAcaggtttgggaaccactgatgTAGACCCCCGTGTGTGTGGGCATCttgcttgttaaaatacagattgctggGTCCCCCTCCTCCCAAGTGTGTGACTCCTAGGTCTCTGAttgggcctgagaatttgcaatTCTATTCAGTTccctgctgctgcttttgctGGTCCAGAAACCCCACTTTGAGTACTACTGACATGGATCTTTCCCAAGACTTCCCAGTCCCAGACTGGGAAACAACAAACCGAATTCTGTGGCAAGGTCTTGGGTTTCTTTGGTTCaagcctttgcttttctttgtcatgTTCTACTTGGTGATTTTCTTCCTCTGGAGTGAGCATTAATTGATAGACCTCTATCCCTGAGAAAAGTTTCGAGTGGAAAGAAGATGATGTTCGCTGGTTAGGGTGGCTGGGCAGGGGAATGAAAATAGCTGAGGAGTTGTGCAGATCTGGGCTGAGATTTCTGTGCTTGACCCTGGTTTtattgtgatcttgggcaggttaCCTAATCTGCTTTCCAGCCATGGAGCTCCAGTCCTGGTTGCTTGCCATGCTTGCCTCCTGCCAGGAcgccttttctctcctccataCCTGCAGAGTGCTTCCCTTTCCCCTGCGTCTCGTTATTGCTTGCTTAAACTTGGATCTCTGCTCAGCAATCACTTCCTGAGGAAAGCCTTTCCCGACCTCCCTCAGTAGGTCAGGCCCTCCCTTTTTACACACTCAGCACCACGTGCCTGCAGTTTTATATCTACTTGTGTGATAACTTGATTTGTGTCTCTCTACTAGACTATAAACCCTGGGACTCAAGCTGTGAAAAAGTCGATCAGTTTGTGTTCCCTTTGTGTTCTGGCCACAACACAAAcactgtgcctgacacacagtagctGTATGAGTAGCAGTGAATGGGGTCACATATACAAACAGCAGTAAGGGCAGGGTAGGCATTCCAAAATTGGCTGCATTCCTGCCTGTGGGTTTCCAGAAGACAgttattcttataataaattccCTGTTTTGTGCAACTGGACTTACTGGTTTCTGTTATTTGCCAGAGCCCTTACAGTAcgctatttattgagtgcttcatACATATGTGAAGCACCAGCTATGTAGTCTCATGTTGGGCACCGATCTAGGAAGTCAAGAATCTCAGCCTGCTAATATCTTGGGTGTTACTTTTTCCTATGATTCTGCAAGCCAATGTGTATTATAAAGATAGGATCTATAGATAGAAGATATATTTCCTTAATGCTATATTAAGGAAGAGCAGCAGAAAGCAATTTTATGCTCAAGCCACTATCTCTGAAGTGGTTTTTGGGATTGGGGATAGATGGTACCAAGGGAGAGTAAGGTAATTTTTAACTACTTGCAAATGTGACTGCTCTCTCCATAGAGTGGAATCTTATAATGGGTAACATCTGGAAAGTGCATTCATTTTGTAGAGACAGGATGCTTTAGTTACTGGCCAGAACAGGACCTGAGTAACAATATATATCCCGATTACATCTATGTCAATAAGAAAAGGGATTGATAGgctataatttagaaaaatagattCAAAGAGACATATTAACACTAAATAAGAAAGGAGAGACGCCGGCCCAAAGACTCAACCATTCTAGGTCCTAGAGATAAATTGCTGGTGTGGAAACATAAGCAATTCAATTATACAATTAATTAttcttatgtaaatatatgtttacATGCAAGTTTCAGATGAATGCTGAGTTCTCCCAGGGTCTctagttgtttccttttttctggactgtcttttcaagaatgtttAGCTCTCTGGGCTCGGAACTAGTTTGTGGCAACATGGCTAAACACAACCAAGGAGGTCAGAATTGCCAATAAATACTGGACCCGTTATGGTACCTCCTTCAGGAAAATGGTGAAGAAGATTGAAATAAGCCAGCACGCCAAGTACACTTGCTTCTTCTGTGGCAAAACCAAGATGAAAAGACGAGCTCTGGGGATCTGGCGTTGTGGTTCCTGCATGAAAACCGTAGCAGGTGGTACCTGGACCTACAACACCACTTCTACTGTCACAGTAAAGCCGGCTATCAGGAGACTGAAGGAGTTGAAGGACCAGAAGAAGCTCCACTATTTGAAACATTGCTTACTTATAATAAATGGGTTAATTGatataacaataaacaaaacaacaacaaaaagaatatatagcaACTGGCCTTGAAAGACATACTAGCTCTCTGGAGCACAGGGCAAGCAAACTTACtgcacattataaaaaaattagattCCCTAAGCTTAGACTTCCTGTCCTCTAACTCAGCTCACTGCATGTGCAGGTGTCACCTAGCCCTTTTCTCAGGGTCACGTGAGAACTGGGGCTGACGCCCTGCTGACACTCTGGCTACTACTATTGCCATGAGTAGAAACCCTTTGTCTCTGATCCAGGAGTTTTGTGTCTTCCGGCATTCATGAAACTGGCTGACCCAAAGCTGGCTCGCTTATGGTCACGGTGACTTGCGTGTCTCTTCCCTTATGACAGTGAACTGACGGGGACTGATTTGCTTTTACCTGCTGGCATTGTCAATTCTGATTCTACCAAGCTGAGGACCAGTTCCTGGCCTTGGGGAATGAATTAATAGAGACAAACAAAGACCTTCTGGAAGACAGAACCAACAGCGGTGTTCTTAGAGAATTTATATGAAATCAGATTGAAAGGGTTCCTTCTCTGGCCTTGCATCAGTCAGAATCCGATCAGGAGGCAAAGACCACAGCAGGTATTTTTGTGAAGAACTcaatataaaggattataagcCAGGTtgttagagaagagaaaaggcaaagaggGGGCACCGGGGTTTCATAGAGGTAAGAATCATGGCAGTCACGCCTAGGGCTGGGGTAACAAAAGTAAGAGGCTGGGAGTTTTTGAAACTTAGAAGCTTAGAGGAGGGCTCTGCTGAGCTGGTACTCAGACCTCTGAGGAGGGGATGCTGGCCAGTTAATGTGGGGGTCTCTGAACAGGGAGGGGTGGTAGTGATCAGGCTGTTCAGGAAGTGTTGGGAACAGTTGCTGCTGCTAGGATGAAGAGTGTTTCGTGGTCATGGTCACACTCGGGAACTGGAAGTAAACAACTTCCAAGTGTCGTCCTGCTGCCTCCTACCGACGGAACCAAACAGGAAGCCAGCTGGCAAAGAGGCATGGCTACAGAGTGATGCCCCAGCATCACAGAACAGAGGGGGATGGAAAGAACCAgcacaagatttttaaaagcctgttttGACCAAAGGTTGcaaaaatgagagaaggaaataatttattaCCTGGGGGCAGTTGGGAAATTGCCTGAAGAGTCTCCAGCATTAACTTGAACTTAGTATCTTTCTCTAGGTCAGGGAAGGGAGTAGCCATGGACCGCTGACTTGGATATCCTGTATTATTACTTGGTACTGTGGGCAATTACCTGGCCTATTTTGTGGAGTACGCTGGATGGAACATGTTCATATGATCCAGGGAGATAGGCCCACTGGCAACTTTATTAGATTGCATACAATTTTATGGGCTTGTGCAAATTCCCCTATCTGCCCACACCTTGATAAAGACTCATACCTTTTTAAGAGATAGAAAACCACAGATGTTTGATTATATTTCACCCATAATTTGTGGTCCACATGACTTCATTGTATATGAGCTGATTTATAAGCAGTAAAGCATAATGCAGATGAcaagtggtatttattatttgtattctttctggTCCTTGGCGGAGTTCCAGAGAGGTTTCTGTATCCCAGGGAGGATTTCAGAGGAAATAAATAGAACAGAGAGCAAAAGCTCAGAACTTAACAAAATTAACAGGgcagttttacagttttaagatTTGGTGTTTATAAATAATGGCCCTCCTGACCATTCTTTTTTGAAGTCAGAATTTGGACCCAGATAGCTTAGACATACATCTCAATAGAGGGCATTAGTCCATGTATTTAAAACAGCAGTGACTGACTTTGACTATGTAAGTATTTGAAAGTTTAATAATAGACATGCTTTTCaaactccatttattttttatctttttaaacaatttttaatgtttatttatttttgagagagagagagagacagagcgtgagtaggggaggaacagagagagggagacacagaatctgaagcaggctctaggctctgagctgtcagcacagatcctgacgcggggctcaaacccacaaatgcgagatcatgacctgagccaaagtaggacactcaaccaactgaaccaaccaggcgccccatcaaactccattttattttaattgaatggAATGTATTTAGAGTCTGGTACCAGAAGCTGGACAATAGCTCATGCCACATCAGACTTTCCTGGTGGATAATGGTGAGgtctgaggtgtttttttttgttttttttttaaatttttttaacgtttatttatttatttttttaaatttttttcaacgtttatttatttttgggacagagagagacagagcatgaacgggggaggggcagagagagagggagacaccgaatcggaaacaggctccaggctccgagccatcagcccagagcctgacgcgaggggctcgaactcacggaccgcgagatcgtgacctggctgaagtcggatgcttaaccgactgcgccacccaggcgcccctaacgtttatttatttttgagacacagagagacagagcatgaatgggggaggggcagagagagagggagacacagaatcggaagcaggctccaggctctgagccatcagcccagagcctgacgcggggctcgaactcacagaccgcgagatcgtgacctgagctgaagtcggtcacttaaccgactgagccacccaggcacccctaaggtgTTTTATGTGATAGGCATGGTTAGAACGGGGTGCTGCTATATCAGCCTTTATTATATTTACccagtttattttgttgtttagatTATGAATGTGGGGAGGCctatttcattcttattattgCCTTATGACTTTTAGTTTAATAGTTAtcacaagtggggcgcctgggtggctcagtcagttgagtgtccgactcttgatttcaactcaggtcatgatcccagggtcgtgggatcaagccccatgtcaggctccacactgagccgtggagcctgcttgag
It contains:
- the LOC123608042 gene encoding 60S ribosomal protein L37a-like codes for the protein MVPRESKFVATWLNTTKEVRIANKYWTRYGTSFRKMVKKIEISQHAKYTCFFCGKTKMKRRALGIWRCGSCMKTVAGGTWTYNTTSTVTVKPAIRRLKELKDQKKLHYLKHCLLIINGLIDITINKTTTKRIYSNWP